A genomic window from Diospyros lotus cultivar Yz01 chromosome 2, ASM1463336v1, whole genome shotgun sequence includes:
- the LOC127795857 gene encoding dihydropyrimidine dehydrogenase (NADP(+)), chloroplastic, giving the protein MASLSFSSQIRPQNSSWAELRSTPKPGSGRCAGRVGLKVFASQASAEPDLTVTVNGLKMPNPFVIGSGPPGTNYTVMKRAFDEGWGAVIAKTVSLDAAKVVNVTPRYARLRAGVNGSAKGQIIGWENIELISDRPLETMLKEFRQLKEEYPDRILIASIMEEYDKAAWEELIDRVEQTGIDALEINFSCPHGMPERKMGAAVGQDCALLEEVCGWINAKATVPVWAKMTPNITDITQPARVALRSGCEGVSAINTIMSVMGINLSTLRPEPCVEGYSTPGGYSCKAVHPIALAKVMNIAQMMKAEFGDKGYSLSGIGGVENGGDAAEFILLGSNTVQVCTGVMMHGYGLVKKLCSELQDFMKMHNFSSIEDFRGVSLPYFTTHMDLVRRQQEAIQQRKAERKGLQSDKDWTGDGFVNESESMVSN; this is encoded by the exons ATGGCGTCTCTCAGCTTCAGCTCTCAGATCCGACCCCAAAACTCCTCCTGGGCCGAGCTCCGGTCGACGCCGAAACCGGGTTCCGGGAGGTGTGCCGGGAGAGTCGGCCTGAAAGTGTTCGCTTCCCAGGCCAGCGCCGAGCCCGATCTTACCGTCACTGTCAATGGGTTGAAGATGCCGAACCCGTTCGTGATAGGGTCGGGCCCGCCGGGGACCAACTACACCGTCATGAAAAGGGCCTTTGATGAAGGCTGGGGCGCCGTCATCGCCAAAACA GTATCACTGGATGCTGCAAAAGTTGTAAATGTTACTCCGCGGTATGCTCGGCTTAGAGCAGGAGTAaatggttcagctaaagggcaAATTATCGGTTGGGAGAATATTGAACTCATAAGTGATAGGCCTCTTGAAACCATGTTGAAAGAGTTCAGGCAATTGAAGGAAGAGTATCCTGACCGGATACTTATTGCTTCTATCATGGAAGAGTACGACAAGGCTGCGTGGGAGGAACTCATTGACCGGGTCGAGCAGACTGGAATT GATGCTCTTGAAATCAATTTCTCATGCCCCCATGGCATGCCAGAGCGTAAAATGGGTGCTGCAGTTGGGCAAGATTGTGCACTTCTGGAGGAAGTTTGTGGATGGATTAATGCCAAAGCCACTGTCCCTGTCTGGGCAAAAATGACTCCAAATATTACTGACATTACACAG CCAGCTAGGGTGGCTCTGAGATCAGGATGCGAAGGGGTATCGGCCATAAACACGATCATGAGTGTCATGGGAATCAACCTCAGTACCTTGCGCCCAGAGCCTTGCGTCGAGGG GTATTCAACTCCGGGTGGCTATTCTTGCAAGGCAGTTCATCCTATTGCACTTGCAAAAGTGATGAATATTGCACAGATGATGAAGGCTGAGTTCGGAGACAAGGGTTACTCACTTTCTGGTATTGGAGGTGTTGAGAATGGTGGTGATGCTGCTGAATTTATTCTTCTTGGGTCCAACACAGTTCAG GTTTGCACTGGCGTTATGATGCACGGCTATGGTCTCGTTAAAAAGCTTTGCTCAGAGCTGCAGGATTTCATGAAGATGCACAATTTTTCATCAATAGAAGATTTCAGAGG GGTTTCTCTTCCATATTTTACGACCCACATGGATTTGGTGAGGAGGCAACAAGAAGCAATTCAACAGAGGAAAGCTGAGAGGAAAGGGTTGCAATCAGATAAAGACTGGACTGGAGATGGGTTTGTGAATGAAAGTGAAAGTATGGTTTCCAACTGA